A genomic segment from Anabas testudineus chromosome 6, fAnaTes1.2, whole genome shotgun sequence encodes:
- the spg11 gene encoding spatacsin isoform X5 — MLESQPLEKTSIEVAVIPENQHCGDLADIQKAELAPGGSLLGCLGIQGRLVVWNPADRDVPPAAVDGCYRDFLWEEVSVHSRGVCSFRLLAVGSQWHLRLLEVEAEHSACISLLQVSECPGDRLLQTVREQDSSVGELRSLRVLWFAAGRCCMLLNSDWLLQVKWQQVGEEPQMFSCCSIQQTDSSRDTAVYHCVCRETLFILSSTGLITVYSITDGRLLANVDLPAYLNSGLTEEHAASSFSSFCLLQVSADLSTAVAVTRSHAAVAIDLNHYFRMCPDHLLCAVSATRPPLHPQHTREQDSLTSSSCSVATLGSTFSTDRSWEARLASMYNRAQQPPVPSTPSSQPAGMSWTSSLPHLESYRASSLGCSRVPQGGATIAFSVPESSTSSLLTVSDFSALLTFTSPGNRQTTVALWDLESGSVSYHQVEGEAAPVQRCGERQHRLLLKKAGVFQVLFSVSQQDLLSRLMLFGSAATVDVVCHLNNWGRCSIPVHALQAGLKNRQLDTVEFYLKSKENILNPSTAFGAADQPAASALSLSDSVQELCPALDLLCSAVRDSNSDAQSRQFSEQLLNITVNFVNTQIRSVLSCTHHEDPGVQSCVDVLDQYITELRSYMKKFPWPAGGDTSSTNSAVPGQKEVLRDEWEQLPTEEVVHQSILTNQIPRAQAVLRRRSLPEQHLSALRMEGLQQVFSSLQHRDLPTATRLLINMGFSVKKQLHSISLYTSDKDLREFVVQELSRQSSFPEEEMQSVAFIREMERLESLPASRCSVNPTSPSVLQMVHSEEGGAHEVLGELVRQRRSDEEGGLWQNLRLDWVRNWDQSFKTTVLLSRIQHTELSSCDSAVLWRYLTGLHDRRRVVSWIQNRETADVSWPELTPELVNSNTVCSSYMRENILDLLARKDVFIPDELSDLQQLLWRLAQGGGVMASSPPVPRYRSPLGLDLHSLFITFCLDHNLQYLLYTYLEHYRLTPRNCPLLSNRSLSESQPWFEMMVKIQEITRDLSDPGLLFQASLTSAQVLLPGSQASLSSLLLEGHSLLVLAAIMFAPGGIDQVMAQGERSVTSERTVDPQLLKMALAPHLKLKAALFPTGSRGNSQSSDISVYHLLQSLHPLDPSRLFGWQAANTLSSTETSELPHFSSPHLVNRFALVENLDFLYYLRHGRPSFAYATFLVQQLSSCCDVTILLQKARQQVYRMALQCFSVPSVASAAVCFCELVGVCSLKLRVDIRAMNTILQHWNQHNTHITTTEHLHTLASKGVKLAEAEPGAAEELIGYLEAAVTDSLEQKGISRSSYEAAQEWALPVQFCQLHSLKLSSVYPTHCASDGQFIHFLLFVQLHNFPPQQVRSLVAQFGPALQAHLSLAFQDLQVYSQRSCGPEAQTYTLSKEESPGSPDHPRELFQVLLKSQEEASPCMYLLQEALVLRCPTLAVLAACQQGAELLPCLCVWVLTSVDSATAGGATSHLVEVPQHHEWTLHDLSIIWRTLLGRGCVRPLLRGFELFQRDCPLVLVLRMFELCCDYRNYSEAKGKLLEFQRTLITLRNSSPAPPGGLPLQWVESQASVLLLTMLQRRSSQYDLHRLLHLLADVDKLLKSNGPDFKKLSQLSELLQGSGVSLSPRLLQPCSPSVQQEEFQAAVDALQAGGRYSQARQVAVLAGLPVHRLLLSQLLQEANSQKSKRQWRRLETRVSFWRKCHEQLKTEDTDPESASQFFLSQTEPEAPDSSVGGEAQTELLDVQERCLLLGFTAHWLSLLSPAPLDKLENLEKKLWISRVRRHVLSVTMEKESVFNLAPPAATPEMNTYEVLMKEFSFSNISGLNTEKCLSVEGLPGSPEEQEELKVDSELNPEERSVLALLVGQLLDNGSIHEAGRVCRYFSLYHPDMWVVLRCHGLASGKLNPEPQEEASEALPRSSITSSPSFSSLSSFVMVTPIEDEVAVQLQRLVDQCRHGNSYCKQVLSLYQLSKELQCSFSEFCREEPRTVLEKLLLSDQPERFRKAQTFIRAQGLSADTVAELVSYAVVHAHLASTQELQPAERQVFRPSEGRDSLVQLIKLCEDPNLVGVKLLENLNTVPLRDLNCIVELLIVAHDCFSLTCNMEGIVRVLQAARHLSHTYLAPGEQFSLLVRLLTGIGRYGEMTYIFDLLHQSHRFEMLLRKKVDTDRRQSSSLKTALLDYIKRCLPADSEKHNMVALCFSMRREIGENHEMAARTQLKMIQSQAWVVTPDLKKSLVKVLGLLKDAAESFSKDSCVRQASRCVRTAKLVALQLHFLNQGSDLRVINLQPTELLRTVTELPRCFQVFVVSEAYGYTPDWAEILYQKVILKGDFVYLEELKRHRPLTSSLFEDIFKKLDGAPSSVTANMKRLLTHCDDVYSRYRLAYQQNLYDVTKMMLEDANTSNYLKDRLTS; from the exons ATGTTGGAGTCTCAGCCACTGGAGAAAACCTCCATAGAGGTGGCTGTGATCCCCGAGAACCAGCACTGTGGAGACCTAGCAGACATCCAGAAAGCCGAACTGGCTCCTGGAGGCTCGCTGCTCGGATGTCTGGGGATCCAGGGGCGGCTGGTGGTGTGGAACCCGGCGGACAGAGACGTGCCTCCGGCTGCAGTGGACGGCTGCTATAGAGA CTTTTTGTGGGAGGAGGTGAGCGTCCACAGTCGAGGTGTCTGCAGCTTCAGACTGCTGGCTGTGGGCTCTCAGTGGCACCTGAGGCTGCTGGAGGTGGAAGCAGAACATTCAGCCTGCATTTCTCTGCTCCAGGTCTCTGAATGTCCTGGGGACCGCCTGCTGCAGACTGTCAGAGAGCAGGACAGCA GTGTGGGTGAGCTGCGGTCGTTGCGTGTCTTGTGGTTCGCTGCCGGCCGCTGCTGCATGCTGCTGAACagtgattggctgctgcaggtgaagTGGCAGCAGGTGGGGGAGGAGCCACAGAtgttctcctgctgcagcatccagcagactgacagcagcagagacactgcTGTTTAtcactgtgtctgcagagaaacCCTGTTTATCCTCAGCTCCACTGGACTCATCA CTGTGTATAGTATCACCGATGGCAGACTGTTAGCTAACGTTGACCTCCCCGCCTACCTGAACTCTGGCCTGACGGAAGAACATGCcgcctcctccttctcctccttctgccTCCTCCAGGTGTCAGCAGATCTCAGTACAGCCGTTGCCGTCACTCGATCTCATGCTGCAGTCGCCATCGACCTCAACCACTACTTCAg GATGTGTCCAGACCACCTACTGTGTGCCGTGTCGGCCACTCGCCCTCCTCTCCACCCACAGCACACAAGAGAGCAGGACAGCCTGACGAGCTCCAGCTGTAGCGTCGCCACCCTCGGATCCACCTTCAGTACTGACCG CTCCTGGGAAGCTCGTCTGGCCTCCATGTACAACAGAGCCCAGCAGCCTCCAGTTCCCTCTACCCCCTCCTCTCAACCTGCTGGGATGTCCTGGACCTCCTCTCTCCCCCATCTGGAGTCCTACAGGGCTTCATCCTTAGGCTGCAGCAGAGTCCCTCAGGGCGGGGCAACCATTGCATTCTCTGTCCCTGAGTCGTCCACCTCATCTCTGCTCACTGTCTCCGACTTCTCCGCCCTACTGACCTTCACCTCTCCTGGcaacagacagaccacagtggCTTTATGGGATTTGGAGTCTGGGAGTGTGAGTTACCACCAGGTGGAGGGCGAGGCGGCTCCGGTTCAGCGCTGTGGAGAGAGACAGCacaggctgctgctgaaga aggCCGGTGTGTTCCAGGTCTTGTTTTCAGTTTCCCAGCAAGACCTGCTCAGTAGGTTGATGTTGTTTGGCAGCGCAGCAACAGTAGATGTAGTTTGTCACCTGAACAACTGGGGCCGCTGCTCCATTCCTGTCCACGCCCTGCAG gctGGACTAAAGAACCGTCAGCTGGATACAGTCGAGTTCTACTTaaagagcaaagaaaacatcctgaACCCGTCAACTGCGTTCGGTGCTGCTGATCAGCCTGCAGCCTCCGCTCTGAGTCTGTCAGACA GTGTCCAGGAGCTGTGTCCTGCGTTGGACCTGCTGTGTTCAGCTGTCCGAGACTCGAACAGTGATGCTCAGAGCCGACAGTTCTCAGAACAGCTGCTCAACATCACAGTGAACTTTGTGAACACACAGATCCGCTCTGTGCTGTCCTGCACACACC ATGAAGACCCAGGTGTTCAGAGCTGTGTGGACGTTCTGGATCAGTACATCACCGAGCTGAGGAGCTACATGAAGAAATTTCCCTGGCCTGCAGGGGGCGACACCTCCAGCACCAACTCTGCTGTCCCCGGTCAGAAGGAAGTGCTGAGGGACGAGTGGGAGCAGCTGCCGACAGAG GAGGTGGTCCATCAGTCCATCCTGACCAATCAGATCCCAAGAGCTCAGGCTGTCCTGAGGAGGCGGAGTCTTCCAGAGCAGCACCTGTCTGCTCTGAGGATGGAGGGTCTGCAGCAGGTCTTCTCCTCCCTGCAACACAGAGACCTGCCGACGGCCACCAGGCTCCTCATTAACATG GGTTTCAGTGTGAAGAAGCAGCTCCACAGTATCTCCCTTTACACCAGTGACAAGGACCTGAGGGAGTTCGTG GTGCAGGAGCTCTCGAGGCAGAGTTCTTTTCCAGAGGAGGAGATGCAGAGTGTGGCGTTCATAAGGGAGATGGAGAGGTTGGAGTCGCTGCCTGCATCTCGCTGCTCAGTGAATCCCACATCACCAAG TGTCCTTCAGATGGTTCACAGTGAGGAGGGAGGTGCTCACGAGGTTCTGGGGGAGCTGGTAAGACAGAGGAGGTCTGATGAAGAAGGGGGGCTCTGGCAGAACCTCAGATTGGACTGGGTGAGGAACTGGGACCAGAGCTTTAAGACCACTGTCCTCTTGTCCAGAATCCAGCACACAG AGTTGAGTTCCTGTGACTCAGCCGTGCTATGGCGCTACCTGACTGGCCTCCACGACCGGCGCCGGGTGGTCAGCTGGATCCAGAACAGGGAGACCGCAGATGTCTCATGGCCAGAATTAACACCAGAACTAGTTAACAGCAACACAGTCTGCAGCTCCTACATGAGGGAGAACATCCTGGACCTGCTGGCCAG GAAGGATGTGTTCATCCCAGACGAACTGTCggacctgcagcagctgttgtggAGGTTGGCTCAAGGTGGAGGGGTGATGGCGTCTTCCCCACCTGTTCCTCGCTACCGCTCCCCGCTCGGCCTCGACCTCCACAGCCTCTTCATCACCTTCTGCCTGGACCACAACCTGCAGTACCTGCTCTACACCTACTTGGAGCACTACAg ACTGACGCCCAGAAACTGTCCCCTCCTGAGCAATCGGAGCCTGTCTGAGAGCCAGCCCTGGTTTGAAATGATGGTGAAGATCCAGGAGATCACCAGAGATCTGTCAG ACCCAGGGCTACTCTTCCAGGCCAGTCTCACCAGTGCTCAGGTGCTGTTACCAGGCAGCCAGGCGTCTCTCAGCAGTCTCCTGCTGGAGGGACACAGTCTGCTGGTTCTGGCTGCCATCATGTTTGCCCCCGGAGGAATCGACCAG GTCATGGCTCAGGGTGAAAGGTCTGTCACGTCAGAGAGGACAGTTGACCCTCAGCTCCTGAAAATGGCGCTGGCCCCCCACCTCAAACTAAAGGCCGCCCTGTTCCCCACTGGATCCAGAGGAAACAGCCAGTCCTCTGACATCTCTGTGTACCACCTACTGCAG TCGCTCCATCCTTTGGACCCTTCCAGGCTGTTTGGCTGGCAGGCGGCAAACACCCTCAGCTCCACTG AAACCTCAGAGCTGCCTCATTTCTCCAGCCCTCACCTGGTCAACAGGTTCGCCTTAGTGGAGAATCTGGACTTCCTGTACTACCTCCGTCATGGTCGACCTTCCTTCGCGTACGCCACCTTCCTCGTTCAGCAGCTGAGCAGCTGCTGTGATGTCACAATACT gctgCAGAAGGCCAGGCAGCAGGTGTACAGGATGgctctgcagtgttttagtGTTCCATCTGTGGCGTCAGCCGCCGTTTGTTTCTGCGAGCTGGTAGGAGTCTGCAGTCTCAAGCTCAGAGTCGACATCAGAGCCATGAACACCATCCTGCAGCACTGgaaccaacacaacacacacatcactacaACAGAGCACCTACACACACTGG CATCTAAAGGTGTGAAGCTGGCAGAGGCGGAGCCTGGAGCCGCAGAGGAGCTGATTGGCTACCTGGAGGCTGCAGTGACAGACAGTCTGGAGCAAAAGGGCATCAGCAG atcGTCCTACGAAGCGGCCCAGGAGTGGGCGTTGCCTGTCCAGTTCTGTCAGCTCCACAGTCTGAAGCTCAGCTCTGTTTACCCCACCCACTGTGCCAGTGATGGACAGTTCatccacttcctgttgtttgtCCAGTTGCACAACTTCCCACCCCAGCAG GTGAGATCTCTCGTGGCACAGTTTGGTCCCGCCCTGCAGGCCCACCTGAGCCTGGCGTTTCAGGACCTGCAGGTCTATAGTCAGAGGAGCTGTGGTCCTGAAGCGCAGACGTACACGCTGAGTAAAGAAGAGAGTCCTGGGAGCCCGGATCATCCCAGGGAGCTGTTCCAGGTCCTCCTGAAGAGCCAGGAGGAGGCGTCACCCTGCATGTATCTGCTGCAGGAGGCACTGGTGCTACGCTGCCCAACACTGGCCGTACTGGCCGCCTGTCAACAG GGGGCGGAGCTGCtgccctgtctgtgtgtgtgggtgctgACATCTGTCGACAGCGCCACCGCCGGAGGAGCCACGTCACACCTCGTCGAAGTGCCTCAACATCACGAGTGGACCCTGCACGACCTGTCGATCATCTGGAGGACGCTGCTTGGGCGGGGCTGCGTCAGGCCCCTCCTCCGAGGCTTCGAGCTCTTCCAGAGG gACTGTCCTCTGGTGTTGGTGTTGAGGATGTTTGAGTTGTGTTGTGACTACAGGAATTACTCTGAGGCCAAAGGGAAGCTGCTGGAGTTCCAGAGGACGTTAATTACT CTGAGAAACAGCAGCCCAGCACCCCCCGGTGGACTCCCCCTGCAGTGGGTGGAGAGCCAGGCCTCCGTGTTGCTCTTGACTATGCTGCAGCGCCGATCCTCCCAGTACGACCTCCACCGGCTGCTGCACCTGCTGGCCGACGTCGACAAGCTCCTTAAATCCAACG gtccAGACTTCAAGAAGCTAAGTCAGCTCAGTGAGTTGCTGCAGGGGTCAGGGGTCAGCCTGTCTCCCAGGCTGCTGCAGCCCTGTTCTCCCTCCGTCCAGCAGGAGGAGTTCCAGGCTGCAGTGGACGCTCTTCAGGCCGGGGGACGCTACAGCCAGGCCAGACAAGTGGCAGTGTTGGCCGGCCTGCCGGTCCACCGCCTGCTCCTCAGTCAG CTGCTTCAGGAAGCAAACTCCCAGAAGTCCAAGAGACAGTGGAGGAGGTTGGAAACTCGAGTCAGTTTCTGGAGGAAATGTCACGAGCAGCTGAAGACTGAAGACACTGATCCAGAATCAGCTTCTCAGTTCTTCCTGTCACAGACTGAACCTGAGGCTCCAGACTCGTCTGTGGGTGGCGAGGCTCAGACAGAGCTGCTGGACGTCCAGGAGCGCTGCCTGCTGCTCGGGTTCACTGCTCACTGGCTGTCCCTGCTCAGCCCGGCTCCCCTGGATAAACTGGAGAACCTGGAGAAGAAGCTGTGGATCAGTCGGGTACGACGACACGTCCTTAGTGTCACCATGGAGAAGGAGAGCGTTTTCAACCTAGCGCCGCCTGCCGCCACGCCTGAAATGAACACATATGAAGTGTTAATGAAGGAGTTCTCCTTCTCTAACATATCCGGCCTAAACACTGAGAAGTGCCTCAGTGTGGAGGGACTCCCAGGTTCCcctgaggagcaggaggagctgaaaGTCGATTCCGAGTTAAATCCAGAGGAGAGGAGTGTTCTGGCTCTGCTGGTCGGCCAGCTCTTAGATAATGGTAGCATCCATGAAGCCGGCCGAGTCTGCCGATACTTCTCCCTGTATCACCCTGACATGTGGGTGGTGCTGCGCTGCCACGGCCTGGCATCAGGGAAACTAAACCCTGAACCACAAGAAGAGGCATCAGAAGCTCTGCCAAGGAGCAGCATCACCAGCT ctccGTCATTCAGCAGCTTGTCTTCATTCGTGATGGTTACCCCCATTGAAGACGAGGTTGCTGTACAGCTCCAGAGACTGGTGGACCAGTGTCGCCATGGAAACAGCTACTGTAAACAAGTCCTCAGCCTCTACCAGCTCTCCAAG GAGCTGCAGTGCTCCTTCAGTGAGTTCTGCAGGGAGGAACCTCGCACCGTTttggagaagctgctgctgtcggACCAGCCCGAGCGTTTCAGGAAGGCTCAGACCTTCATCAGAGCTCAGGGTCTCTCTGCAGACACCGTGGCTGAGCTGGTCTCCTATGCTGTGGTTCACGCACACCTTGCCTCCACCCAGGAGCTGCAGCCTG CAGAGAGGCAAGTATTCAGACCGTCAGAGGGCCGGGACTCGCTGGTCCAGCTGATCAAACTGTGTGAAGATCCAAACCTGGTGGGAGTCAAACTGCTGGAAAACCTCAACACTGTTCCACTGAGAGACCTGAACTGCA TTGTGGAATTGCTGATCGTGGCCCACGACTGTTTCAGTCTCACCTGTAACATGGAGGGGATCGTCAGGGTGCTCCAAGCCGCGCGTCACCTCAGCCACACCTACCTCGCCCCAGGAGAGCAATTCAGTCTGCTG GTGCGTCTGCTGACAGGTATCGGCAGGTATGGTGAGATGACGTACATCTTCGACCTGCTTCATCAGAGCCATCGCTTTGAGATGCTGCTGAGGAAGAAGGTcgacacagacagaagacag AGCTCCAGTCTGAAGACGGCTCTGCTGGACTACATAAAGCGCTGCCTCCCCGCAGACAGCGAGAAACACAACATGGTGGCGCTGTGTTTCAGCATGAGGAGGGAGATCGGAGAAAACCACGAGATGGCTGCCAGGACTCAGCTGAAGATGATCCAGTCTCAGGCCTGGG tCGTCACTCCTGATCTGAAGAAGTCTTTAGTGAAGGTGTTGGGTCTGCTGAAGGACGCTGCAGAAAGTTTCTCCAAG GACTCGTGTGTGCGTCAAGCCAGTCGCTGTGTTCGCACGGCCAAGCTGGTTGCCCTTCAGCTGCACTTCCTGAACCAGGGATCAGACCTGCGCGTCATCAACCTGCAgcccacagagctgctgagaacAGTCACAGAGTTGCCGCGATGCTTCCAG GTGTTTGTGGTGTCAGAGGCGTACGGCTACACTCCAGACTGGGCAGAGATTTTGTACCAGAAAGTGATTCTGAAAGGAGACTTTGTTTATCTGGAAGAGCTTAAACGCCACCGTCCGCTGACCTCCAGCCTGTTCGAGGACATTTTCAAAAA gcTGGACGGCGCTCCCAGCAGCGTCACTGCGAACATGAAGCGCCTGCTGACGCACTGTGATGATGTGTACAGCCGCTATAGGTTGGCCTACCAGCAAAATCTGTACGATGTCACCAAAATGATGCTGGAGGACGCCAACACCTCCAACTACCTGAAGGACAGACTCACCAGCTGA